The Methanobacterium sp. BAmetb5 genome includes a region encoding these proteins:
- a CDS encoding FeoA family protein, whose amino-acid sequence MMSLAMASENDNLKIVQVWHGGKFEKKLREMGIYKDSQIKVVKNDIPGPLIVDVKGSRLILGRGQAQKIMVEGSENG is encoded by the coding sequence ATGATGAGCTTAGCAATGGCCTCAGAAAACGACAACTTGAAGATCGTCCAGGTATGGCACGGGGGTAAATTTGAAAAAAAACTTCGAGAGATGGGGATATACAAGGATTCCCAGATTAAAGTGGTGAAAAACGATATCCCTGGCCCATTGATCGTGGATGTTAAGGGGTCCCGGCTTATCCTGGGACGAGGACAGGCACAGAAGATAATGGTTGAAGGTAGTGAAAATGGATAA
- a CDS encoding permease, with protein MSFLVNFLQFFYLILVENSFFILLGFLLAGFIHILLPSHLLGRLMGTSTVGGILKGIIIGLPLPICACGIVPAAIALKDKGIRDSVAASFLVSTSGFSVSSVVPSYSFLGLPLTLMRPVVATISGVTAGVLVHLFGESNETNNVKETVAADSNHHCLVNGLDSGHCGDCNSAILDLDGEGAEHATGSEGKLSPPVDRADETYNQLKEVFRYSFKDSFSEISTSLLIGLLFAALMGTLVSMGMPWDFLRTFAADPVLSLFILLLVAIPIYVCPTASIPLAMAFIFMGFTPGSILVFIYAGPATNIAALSMILAKFKKRFLTIYLFSIVAVSIIMGYMVNLFSDFFLHAVTITNLGVYTGFIPFSAKLLSAAILIVLLVYGVYRSQIKPRRVY; from the coding sequence ATGAGTTTCCTTGTTAATTTCCTGCAATTTTTTTACCTGATACTTGTTGAGAATTCATTCTTTATTTTATTGGGTTTTCTACTGGCTGGATTTATTCATATTCTCCTCCCCTCCCATTTACTGGGGAGACTGATGGGCACATCAACTGTAGGGGGAATATTAAAGGGTATTATAATTGGTTTACCATTACCCATATGCGCCTGTGGAATAGTACCCGCAGCCATAGCTCTGAAAGATAAAGGAATCAGAGATTCAGTGGCAGCATCATTTCTGGTTTCAACATCTGGTTTTAGTGTAAGCTCAGTTGTACCCTCATACTCCTTTTTAGGCCTTCCTTTAACTTTAATGCGTCCGGTGGTGGCCACAATTTCAGGAGTCACAGCTGGAGTTCTGGTGCACCTCTTTGGAGAGAGCAATGAAACAAATAATGTGAAGGAGACAGTTGCAGCAGATTCCAATCACCATTGCTTGGTTAATGGTCTGGATAGTGGCCACTGTGGAGACTGCAACTCAGCAATATTGGATCTTGATGGTGAGGGTGCAGAACACGCTACTGGCTCTGAAGGGAAACTTTCTCCTCCTGTTGACCGAGCAGATGAGACCTATAACCAGCTCAAAGAAGTATTCCGGTACTCCTTTAAGGACAGTTTCTCGGAAATTTCCACTTCCCTTTTAATTGGATTGCTCTTCGCGGCATTGATGGGTACCCTGGTTAGCATGGGAATGCCCTGGGACTTTTTAAGGACATTCGCCGCGGATCCAGTTTTATCACTCTTTATTTTGCTTTTGGTAGCTATTCCCATCTATGTCTGCCCTACGGCATCTATTCCCCTGGCCATGGCCTTTATATTCATGGGATTTACCCCGGGAAGCATCCTGGTTTTCATCTATGCTGGTCCAGCCACCAACATAGCTGCCCTGTCCATGATACTGGCTAAATTCAAGAAAAGATTCTTAACCATCTACCTCTTCTCTATTGTGGCTGTGTCCATTATCATGGGATATATGGTTAATTTATTCAGTGATTTCTTTTTACACGCAGTCACCATCACCAATCTAGGTGTGTACACTGGATTCATTCCCTTTTCAGCCAAACTATTATCTGCAGCCATATTGATTGTGCTGCTGGTTTATGGAGTGTACCGAAGCCAAATCAAACCCCGTAGGGTGTACTGA
- the feoB gene encoding ferrous iron transport protein B: protein MDKIRIALAGNPNVGKSTLFNRWTGMRQHVGNWPGKTVEKKEGTFKYKGQEIEVVDLPGNYSLTAYSVEEVVSRDYIVDEKPDVIVNVIDAANLERNLYLTVQMMELGANLVLALNMNKFAREKGLKINKKQLSQLLGVPVIEIEAVDDTGSEELLKNVVKASQVPNIVLDRLEYGNEVSEHIHQIQEILDEDVPGLDAPSSWIALKLLEDDPEIVKKIEESGKGQRVLKNVKTMQRHFNDVFGDDADAAITDARYGFIAGLVSESVKKPKIDKVTRSDMIDRIVTHKYLGIPIFLLIMWFTFQITFTLGDPLGGYIEEAFGWLGATVAANMGEGFLTSFIVDGVIGGVGGVLVFVPLIFILFLVLSVLEDSGYLARAAFVMDRFMHKLVGLHGKSFIPMILGFGCAVPGIMATRTLENERDRLLTMLIVPFMSCSARLPVYALIVAAFFSAYQGWVIFSLYLLGIVVAILVAAIFKKTIFKGMSAPFVMELPPYRIPTVKGALIHMWERGVLFLKKAGTVILALSVVIWALSSLPMGVEYASQDSITGQIGTILAPVFAPLGFGEWQATVAIIYGFMAKEVVVSTFGILYGIGEDGGGEAIDKEAAPAEQVSSETSEGSSSEAAPADEEAPEEDPGFIAVMQELFTPLSAYAYMVFVLLYIPCLATLATIRRETNSWKWPGFAAVYTFGVAYVVSLVVYQGGLLLGFA, encoded by the coding sequence ATGGATAAAATAAGAATAGCCCTGGCCGGAAACCCCAACGTGGGAAAAAGTACCCTGTTCAACCGCTGGACCGGGATGAGGCAACATGTGGGGAACTGGCCAGGTAAAACTGTGGAAAAAAAGGAAGGAACCTTCAAATACAAGGGCCAGGAAATAGAAGTGGTCGACCTTCCGGGAAACTACAGTTTAACCGCCTACTCTGTGGAAGAAGTGGTTTCCCGGGATTACATTGTGGATGAAAAACCCGATGTAATCGTCAATGTTATAGATGCGGCTAACCTAGAAAGGAACCTTTACCTGACGGTTCAAATGATGGAGTTGGGTGCTAACCTGGTTCTGGCCCTTAACATGAACAAGTTTGCCCGGGAAAAGGGACTTAAAATCAACAAAAAACAGTTATCACAGCTTTTAGGAGTGCCGGTAATTGAAATTGAAGCAGTGGATGATACTGGCAGTGAAGAACTTCTCAAAAATGTAGTTAAAGCTTCTCAAGTACCCAACATTGTCCTGGACAGGCTGGAGTACGGGAATGAAGTATCGGAACATATCCACCAAATCCAGGAAATCCTTGATGAGGATGTACCTGGCCTAGATGCTCCTTCCAGCTGGATAGCCCTTAAACTACTGGAAGATGATCCAGAGATTGTAAAGAAAATAGAAGAGTCGGGAAAGGGTCAAAGAGTACTTAAAAACGTTAAGACGATGCAGAGACATTTCAACGATGTTTTCGGTGATGATGCCGATGCCGCTATTACCGATGCCCGGTATGGTTTTATTGCCGGGCTGGTCTCTGAATCTGTAAAAAAACCTAAAATTGATAAAGTCACCCGTTCCGATATGATCGACCGAATTGTGACTCATAAATATCTGGGAATACCAATATTCCTCCTAATAATGTGGTTTACCTTCCAGATAACCTTCACCCTGGGTGACCCCCTGGGAGGTTACATTGAAGAAGCCTTTGGCTGGCTGGGAGCAACAGTAGCTGCCAACATGGGTGAAGGATTCTTAACTTCCTTCATTGTTGATGGAGTAATCGGTGGGGTGGGTGGTGTACTGGTATTTGTACCCCTGATCTTCATACTGTTTTTAGTACTCAGTGTCCTGGAAGACAGTGGATACCTGGCCCGAGCCGCCTTTGTAATGGACCGTTTCATGCACAAACTGGTTGGCCTGCACGGGAAATCATTCATACCCATGATACTCGGATTTGGGTGTGCAGTGCCGGGGATAATGGCCACCAGAACCCTGGAAAACGAGAGGGATCGGCTGCTGACCATGTTGATCGTTCCCTTCATGTCCTGCAGTGCCCGGTTACCGGTTTATGCCTTGATTGTGGCTGCATTCTTCTCAGCATACCAGGGATGGGTCATATTCTCCCTGTACCTCCTGGGAATAGTGGTAGCCATTCTAGTGGCGGCAATTTTCAAGAAAACCATATTCAAGGGAATGTCCGCACCATTTGTCATGGAACTGCCTCCCTACCGTATACCCACAGTTAAGGGTGCCCTCATCCACATGTGGGAGCGAGGAGTACTTTTCCTGAAGAAGGCTGGTACTGTGATCTTAGCTTTATCTGTGGTGATCTGGGCCCTGAGTAGCCTCCCTATGGGGGTGGAATACGCATCCCAGGATAGTATCACCGGACAGATAGGAACCATCCTGGCTCCGGTATTTGCACCCCTTGGGTTTGGTGAATGGCAGGCCACAGTGGCCATAATCTACGGATTCATGGCCAAGGAGGTGGTGGTAAGTACATTTGGTATACTCTATGGAATAGGGGAAGATGGTGGTGGTGAGGCAATTGACAAAGAAGCCGCACCTGCTGAACAGGTATCCAGTGAAACCTCTGAAGGATCATCCTCCGAGGCAGCTCCTGCTGATGAAGAAGCACCGGAAGAAGATCCTGGATTCATCGCTGTGATGCAGGAATTGTTCACACCCCTGTCCGCCTATGCCTACATGGTATTCGTACTGCTCTACATACCCTGTCTGGCTACCCTGGCTACCATAAGACGTGAAACCAACTCCTGGAAATGGCCAGGATTTGCCGCAGTCTATACCTTTGGGGTGGCCTACGTGGTTTCACTGGTGGTTTACCAGGGAGGATTACTCCTGGGATTTGCATAA
- a CDS encoding FeoA family protein, which yields MIKTLDNLKQGENGVISAFKGKGEVKKHLMEMGLVRGSDIKVERVAPLGDPIEVKIKGYSLSLRKEDAKKIEIEIA from the coding sequence ATGATCAAAACGTTAGACAATCTTAAACAAGGTGAAAATGGAGTAATAAGTGCATTTAAGGGTAAAGGTGAAGTTAAAAAGCATTTAATGGAAATGGGTCTGGTTCGAGGGTCAGATATTAAAGTAGAAAGAGTAGCACCCTTAGGAGACCCAATTGAAGTTAAAATTAAAGGCTATTCCCTTTCCCTCAGAAAGGAAGATGCCAAAAAAATCGAGATCGAGATAGCATGA
- a CDS encoding energy-coupling factor transporter transmembrane protein EcfT, with the protein MKLTVIHPAVYVLYYFILIIFAFLYNDPYYLVSFLVCISVLIALQGISREFKNVIKFFIPMSLLIIILNPLTSHVGTTPIYIMGNFFITMEALVYGVLMSLSLLIILLVFSSYNRAVSYQEMLYLFSKRFPHISMVTIMALRFIPLLNYRLTEVNKISKFNRANTHPEGNHSWMDKIKRTAHLLAVVVSWSLEESMLTAKSMKSRGYGIKERTSYFSYKFRRTDYIFLSFIIITVLISVMGLMQGYGRIEIYPTLSFNVSENLVNLYYFTFLALLLPIIYLEFRERLTWY; encoded by the coding sequence GTGAAACTAACCGTCATCCACCCTGCAGTTTATGTACTGTATTATTTTATTTTGATAATCTTTGCATTCTTGTACAACGATCCCTACTACCTTGTATCCTTTTTAGTCTGTATTTCTGTTTTGATAGCCTTACAGGGCATCAGCCGTGAATTTAAAAATGTAATCAAATTTTTCATCCCCATGTCCCTCCTGATTATTATCCTGAATCCCCTGACATCCCATGTGGGAACCACCCCAATATATATAATGGGAAACTTTTTTATCACCATGGAAGCCCTGGTTTATGGGGTACTAATGAGCCTGTCCCTTTTAATTATATTATTAGTATTCTCTTCTTACAATAGAGCTGTTTCTTACCAGGAAATGCTTTATCTTTTCTCAAAAAGATTCCCCCACATTTCAATGGTGACCATAATGGCCCTGCGCTTTATCCCCCTCTTGAATTACCGGTTAACTGAGGTGAATAAGATCTCAAAATTTAACCGTGCTAACACCCATCCGGAAGGTAACCACTCATGGATGGATAAAATTAAAAGAACCGCCCATCTGCTGGCAGTGGTGGTATCCTGGTCACTGGAAGAGTCTATGCTCACGGCCAAATCAATGAAGTCAAGGGGTTACGGTATTAAAGAGAGAACCAGTTATTTTTCTTATAAATTCAGGAGAACAGATTATATATTCCTTTCTTTTATTATCATAACGGTTTTAATAAGCGTGATGGGCCTCATGCAGGGTTACGGGAGAATAGAAATTTACCCCACCCTGAGTTTTAATGTTTCTGAAAACCTGGTTAACCTGTATTATTTCACATTCCTGGCCCTGTTACTGCCTATTATCTACCTGGAATTCCGGGAAAGATTAACATGGTATTAA
- a CDS encoding ABC transporter ATP-binding protein has protein sequence MSLIKFEDFSFRYPHQENTLSRINLEVGEGEFILLCGPSGSGKTTLLSNLKNEIHPSGDSDGIIYYDGQNIRDMPPEQSASEIGFLFQNPEDQMVSDNVLQEIAFPLENIGLSTGEIRNRVAEMTAFFGLDKHLYRNVNELSGGQKQLVNLCSLLVLKPRVLLLDEPTSQLDPIAAYDFLSILRRLNEEFSITIMATEHKIDNMFPFIDKAVFLKEGCVQYSDKPRHICSQACSDHVFSNYLPYVTRINFLLQSRYDYLGNLEIPLNIREGRSNLNLLNQELETFQASLHPTKSRNYEEYNKKTLNPADKSRNILLSCEDIWFGYVPEHIVLKGIFMDIHQGEFLSILGGNGTGKTTLLQILAGLMKPKKGKIRYREDLNRGYVHQNPMIHFRQETVQEEFQEVSLEDHLPTEKKRESKLFKSIKSKASNSVTKTPASKESFDPKRSFDPKNNSSLSENEKMELIKLFELSSLLDKHPYDCSGGEQQKIAIVKALLTRPDVLFLDEPTKGMDPVSKLNLADLLKKLQKKGLTIVMTTHDLDFAAEYSQRCMLIFNGRIQVDDTPRAVFSSNNFYTTFVNRMVKDYLPQAVTLSDVKKEWAV, from the coding sequence ATGAGTTTAATTAAGTTTGAAGATTTCAGTTTCCGTTACCCCCATCAAGAGAACACACTTTCCCGGATCAATCTGGAGGTTGGTGAAGGAGAATTCATTTTACTCTGCGGACCATCGGGTTCCGGGAAAACAACCTTATTATCAAATCTTAAAAATGAAATACATCCTTCTGGGGACTCTGATGGTATTATTTACTATGATGGTCAGAACATACGGGATATGCCCCCTGAACAATCTGCCTCTGAGATCGGGTTTCTGTTTCAAAATCCAGAAGATCAGATGGTATCCGATAATGTACTCCAGGAAATTGCCTTTCCCCTGGAAAACATTGGGCTGTCCACCGGTGAAATTAGAAACAGGGTGGCAGAGATGACCGCATTTTTCGGTCTGGATAAACATCTATACCGAAATGTCAATGAACTCTCCGGTGGTCAAAAACAGCTGGTTAACCTGTGTTCTCTTCTGGTTTTAAAGCCTAGGGTACTCCTCTTGGATGAACCCACATCACAGCTGGACCCCATTGCTGCCTACGATTTTCTGTCCATACTCCGCCGGTTGAATGAAGAATTTTCCATTACCATAATGGCCACCGAACACAAAATAGACAACATGTTCCCCTTCATTGACAAAGCGGTTTTTCTAAAGGAGGGATGCGTGCAGTACAGTGATAAACCACGCCATATATGTTCCCAGGCATGTTCAGACCATGTTTTCAGCAATTACCTCCCCTATGTTACCCGGATAAACTTCCTACTCCAGTCCAGGTATGACTATCTGGGTAATCTGGAAATACCCCTCAACATAAGGGAAGGACGTAGTAATCTGAATCTCCTAAACCAGGAGTTAGAAACATTCCAAGCATCCCTGCACCCCACAAAATCCCGTAATTATGAGGAATATAATAAAAAAACCCTAAACCCTGCGGATAAATCCAGAAATATCCTGCTGAGTTGTGAAGATATCTGGTTCGGTTATGTGCCAGAACACATTGTTTTAAAGGGAATTTTTATGGACATCCATCAGGGAGAATTCCTCAGTATACTGGGAGGTAATGGAACCGGCAAAACAACCCTGTTACAGATACTGGCTGGACTGATGAAACCTAAAAAGGGTAAAATCCGTTACCGAGAAGATCTGAACCGGGGATATGTTCATCAAAACCCCATGATTCATTTCCGGCAGGAAACAGTTCAGGAAGAGTTTCAAGAAGTCTCCTTGGAAGATCATTTACCTACTGAGAAAAAAAGAGAAAGTAAATTATTTAAATCTATTAAATCCAAAGCTTCTAACTCTGTAACTAAAACTCCTGCATCTAAAGAATCTTTTGATCCTAAAAGATCTTTTGACCCTAAAAACAACTCTTCCCTATCCGAAAACGAAAAAATGGAACTGATCAAACTTTTTGAACTGTCCAGTCTTCTGGATAAACATCCTTATGACTGCAGTGGTGGTGAACAGCAGAAAATAGCCATTGTGAAGGCTCTTTTAACCCGACCCGATGTACTCTTTTTGGATGAGCCGACCAAGGGTATGGACCCGGTTAGCAAGCTTAACCTTGCAGATTTACTGAAAAAACTGCAGAAAAAGGGGTTGACCATTGTGATGACCACCCATGACCTTGATTTTGCAGCAGAATACTCTCAGAGATGCATGTTGATCTTCAATGGAAGGATACAAGTTGATGATACCCCCCGAGCAGTCTTCTCCAGTAACAACTTCTACACCACCTTCGTAAACCGGATGGTAAAGGATTACCTGCCCCAGGCTGTGACTTTGAGTGATGTGAAAAAGGAATGGGCCGTTTAA
- a CDS encoding cobaltochelatase subunit CobN: MRKQTILLVTTIVFALLLCGAVSAEDSQGVGGIGNATQNSSSNSSETVIDPEITLNITLEHPEALEDDRLPSVNVTDSNGNVVSGATVTSLGNNLYRVNFASSQTSFILNISALGHVPQTVNVLVSKRDATDPTLYGSANVNLRAYNLLIISGCPNYAKPFVDSNKKLRERGYYFNLNFYTNEDLTSADIRAKIKQLASKADLIIIEMISESSTLSNLMPLLSDPNAKIMALRCGVAFLNNTSIDSNDTELRAYWDGTGADNMEKFQLRALQRVGMLVEASEDLNVVNYPTEFIYHPDSTTPQFATWNDYLNWYTQSGHYRSGKAWVGIMMYASMFFNGNSDMALSILRSIESKGLNVVLTVTASSDIARANAILNYFLDGNMSRISALVACVGYNIIYNNPQNSTDLLKRMNIPIFAPIYASDLETWKNSSSGLSSEIYWQVAWPEMEGRIEPIIMGGVESAETDPFTGIIVKNYHPLSDRIERITNRVYNWIALQTLPNNLKKIAIIYYNSAGGKDGVGASYLNVPESISAILSALKAAGYDVSGNSSVESIIQLFLTAGNNVGSWAPGELKKVVDAGAITIPINEYMEWFNTLPDELKNEVIAKWGAAPGNVMVYEGKIVLPGIMFGNIFVGAQPMRGWGENSTDIAHSSTLPPTHQYIAFYMWLQKNMGANAVIHLGTHGTLEWLPGRSVGLGEDDWPDILLGNIPNIYPYIVDNTGEGTQAKRRGYAVIIDHLTAPLISSGLYGDLSTLQDLINSYDNTGDNQRKKILEKQILEMITKLNFDQDLGLNMQTTGFNDIKNQIEHHLEDLAATLMPYGLHTFGVALNSTLLDQMIESIVSFDPANRDNTEFREKLRDVLSQNYEMEALLAALSGQFISPSLGGDPIRKPDVLPTGSNFYSFDPRSAPDTTAWEIGKQMADDMLAEYYQKNGHYPETVGIVLWSTETMRTNGQTIAMILRYMGLEPQWKSGRFVGVKVTPLSDLTLNINGTTLNRPRVDVLVTISGLFRDTFSYTIEMLDKAFRQVANLQESTNSNFVKKHYQDNYNKYVDGGMSSEDADALAGARIFGPAPEGYGTGVAAQVPSTSKWNNQSDLLDTYLSRMSYIYGVGSYGLQGLQAFKDQLKTVQATIQVRDNNYGVLDNDDVYQYLGGLTMAAKALSGSEISVYIANTRLSPHIETLGQFMSNEIRTRILNPKWQEGMLKEGFSGANEISKEIGYLFAWNAVTPEAVNDWMWQQVAQNYAFDSNFRNQMLQANPYAYVSMLGWMMEAVRRDMWQADKATLTELANQYIQYTKQYGVVCCHHTCGNVDFTNFVVVGSTLSTQQLQEFAAIMEAATGKTVTIGSTGTPSQPTGSASSQGASSSAGASSGSQPATESGAQGASESQSVSESAQTAGSDGSSKTYEVSQNSSSAPESSMPIVAILGVIILVGLVGFGYFRGAISKK; the protein is encoded by the coding sequence TTGAGAAAACAAACGATTTTACTAGTAACGACAATTGTTTTCGCACTGCTTCTGTGTGGAGCAGTATCAGCAGAAGATTCACAGGGGGTAGGAGGTATTGGTAATGCTACTCAAAATTCAAGTTCCAATAGCAGTGAAACAGTAATTGACCCCGAGATAACACTGAATATAACCCTGGAACATCCCGAGGCACTGGAGGATGATAGGTTACCATCAGTAAATGTAACTGACAGTAACGGGAACGTGGTTAGCGGAGCAACCGTAACCAGTCTGGGAAATAACCTTTACCGTGTTAACTTCGCCAGCAGTCAGACCAGTTTCATCCTGAACATAAGTGCCCTGGGACATGTACCTCAGACCGTGAATGTTTTGGTTTCTAAGAGGGATGCAACGGATCCCACACTCTATGGTTCCGCAAATGTGAATTTGAGGGCTTATAATCTGCTTATAATAAGTGGATGCCCAAACTATGCCAAACCATTCGTTGATTCCAACAAAAAACTCAGGGAAAGGGGTTACTACTTCAACTTGAACTTCTACACCAATGAAGATCTCACATCTGCCGATATCCGGGCGAAAATAAAACAGCTGGCATCCAAGGCGGATCTAATAATCATAGAGATGATCAGTGAATCCAGCACACTATCCAATTTAATGCCACTTTTATCAGATCCAAATGCTAAAATAATGGCTTTAAGATGTGGAGTTGCATTTTTGAACAATACAAGTATTGATTCCAACGACACAGAGCTTCGTGCTTATTGGGATGGTACTGGTGCAGATAACATGGAGAAGTTCCAGCTCCGGGCACTTCAAAGGGTTGGTATGTTAGTTGAGGCTTCTGAAGACCTCAATGTGGTTAACTATCCTACTGAGTTCATATATCATCCAGATTCAACAACACCCCAATTTGCCACATGGAATGATTACCTGAACTGGTACACTCAGAGTGGGCACTACCGATCTGGTAAGGCATGGGTAGGTATAATGATGTATGCATCCATGTTCTTTAATGGAAACAGTGACATGGCCCTGAGTATACTTAGAAGTATTGAATCCAAAGGTTTAAACGTGGTTTTGACTGTAACTGCCTCAAGCGATATTGCAAGGGCAAATGCCATACTCAATTACTTTTTGGATGGTAACATGTCCAGAATAAGCGCCCTTGTGGCTTGTGTTGGCTACAACATAATCTACAACAACCCCCAGAACAGTACGGATCTCCTAAAGAGGATGAATATACCTATATTTGCTCCAATCTATGCTTCAGACCTTGAAACCTGGAAAAATAGTTCTTCAGGACTTTCCAGTGAAATTTACTGGCAGGTAGCCTGGCCTGAAATGGAGGGGCGGATAGAGCCCATTATCATGGGTGGTGTTGAATCGGCAGAAACTGACCCTTTCACTGGTATTATTGTAAAAAATTACCATCCGCTATCAGATCGGATAGAAAGAATAACCAACAGGGTTTACAACTGGATAGCACTCCAAACACTCCCTAATAATTTAAAAAAGATAGCAATTATCTATTACAATTCTGCAGGGGGTAAAGATGGAGTTGGTGCATCCTATCTCAATGTTCCTGAGAGTATATCAGCAATACTGAGTGCACTTAAGGCTGCGGGGTATGATGTGTCAGGTAACTCTTCAGTTGAATCTATAATTCAACTGTTCCTTACCGCTGGAAACAATGTTGGTTCATGGGCTCCAGGAGAGCTAAAGAAAGTTGTTGATGCCGGAGCGATAACCATACCCATTAATGAATACATGGAATGGTTCAACACATTACCAGATGAGCTTAAGAATGAGGTCATTGCCAAATGGGGTGCTGCTCCAGGCAATGTTATGGTATACGAAGGCAAAATCGTTCTACCTGGAATCATGTTCGGTAATATTTTTGTTGGAGCTCAACCAATGCGTGGATGGGGAGAAAACTCTACTGATATTGCCCATTCATCAACATTACCGCCAACCCATCAGTACATTGCATTTTACATGTGGCTGCAGAAGAATATGGGTGCCAATGCAGTTATACACCTTGGAACACACGGAACTCTAGAATGGTTACCCGGCAGGAGCGTAGGACTGGGTGAAGATGACTGGCCAGATATTCTTCTGGGAAACATTCCCAACATCTATCCCTATATAGTTGACAATACTGGAGAGGGAACCCAGGCCAAGAGAAGGGGTTATGCAGTGATAATTGATCACCTCACAGCCCCTCTCATAAGTTCCGGACTTTACGGAGATCTTTCAACCCTTCAGGACCTTATTAACAGCTATGACAATACAGGAGACAACCAGCGTAAAAAAATTCTGGAAAAACAGATCCTAGAAATGATAACCAAATTAAATTTTGACCAGGATCTTGGTCTCAACATGCAGACTACTGGCTTCAACGACATTAAAAATCAAATTGAACACCATTTGGAGGATTTAGCCGCCACTTTAATGCCTTATGGGCTTCACACATTTGGAGTTGCTCTGAATAGTACACTACTGGATCAGATGATTGAATCCATTGTGAGTTTTGACCCGGCAAACCGAGACAACACCGAGTTCAGAGAAAAGTTACGAGATGTCCTTTCTCAAAACTATGAAATGGAGGCTCTTCTTGCAGCTTTGAGTGGACAATTTATATCACCATCTCTGGGTGGTGATCCAATTCGTAAGCCAGATGTACTTCCAACGGGTTCTAACTTCTACTCCTTTGACCCCCGATCAGCTCCAGATACAACAGCATGGGAGATAGGCAAACAGATGGCTGATGACATGTTGGCAGAGTACTACCAGAAAAATGGACACTACCCTGAAACAGTGGGGATCGTTCTCTGGTCAACTGAAACCATGCGTACCAATGGTCAGACAATAGCCATGATACTCCGATATATGGGTCTGGAACCACAGTGGAAGTCCGGTAGATTTGTAGGGGTTAAGGTAACACCTTTGAGTGATCTTACCCTCAATATCAATGGAACTACCCTAAACAGACCACGTGTTGATGTACTGGTAACTATAAGTGGTCTCTTTAGGGACACTTTCTCTTACACCATAGAAATGCTAGACAAAGCTTTCCGACAGGTTGCAAACCTGCAGGAGAGCACAAACAGCAACTTCGTTAAGAAACATTACCAGGACAACTACAACAAGTATGTGGATGGTGGTATGAGCTCTGAAGATGCAGATGCTCTTGCAGGAGCCAGAATATTCGGGCCTGCTCCGGAAGGTTACGGAACCGGTGTTGCTGCTCAGGTACCATCCACATCCAAATGGAATAATCAGTCTGATCTCCTGGACACCTATCTCTCCAGGATGTCTTATATCTACGGTGTAGGTTCCTATGGTTTACAGGGACTTCAAGCCTTCAAGGATCAGCTTAAAACTGTACAGGCAACTATTCAAGTGAGAGACAACAATTATGGAGTTCTGGACAATGACGATGTTTACCAGTACCTTGGAGGCCTTACCATGGCTGCAAAGGCCCTTTCTGGTTCTGAAATCAGTGTCTACATTGCAAACACACGGTTAAGTCCTCATATAGAGACTTTAGGTCAGTTTATGTCCAACGAAATTAGGACGAGAATTTTGAATCCTAAGTGGCAGGAAGGCATGCTCAAAGAAGGATTTTCAGGTGCCAATGAAATTTCAAAGGAGATAGGATACCTGTTCGCATGGAATGCAGTTACACCTGAAGCTGTTAATGATTGGATGTGGCAGCAGGTTGCTCAAAACTATGCCTTTGATTCCAATTTCAGAAACCAGATGCTTCAGGCCAATCCCTATGCATATGTATCTATGCTTGGTTGGATGATGGAGGCAGTCAGGAGGGATATGTGGCAAGCGGATAAGGCAACTTTAACTGAACTAGCTAATCAGTATATTCAGTACACAAAACAATACGGTGTTGTCTGCTGCCACCACACCTGTGGAAATGTGGATTTCACCAACTTCGTAGTGGTAGGTTCTACCCTGAGTACACAACAACTCCAGGAATTTGCAGCGATTATGGAGGCAGCTACTGGTAAAACTGTAACCATAGGTTCTACTGGAACACCTTCCCAGCCAACTGGTTCAGCTTCCTCTCAAGGAGCATCCTCTTCTGCTGGAGCTTCATCAGGAAGTCAACCCGCCACAGAAAGCGGAGCTCAAGGTGCATCTGAATCCCAATCTGTATCAGAATCTGCCCAAACTGCAGGTAGTGACGGGTCTTCTAAAACCTACGAAGTATCCCAGAATAGTTCTTCAGCTCCAGAGTCCAGCATGCCCATAGTGGCCATATTGGGAGTGATTATCCTGGTTGGTCTGGTTGGATTTGGTTACTTTAGAGGTGCTATCTCCAAAAAATAA